One genomic window of Niveibacterium sp. SC-1 includes the following:
- a CDS encoding NYN domain-containing protein, with protein sequence MPADERRVALFIDADNSPALYIDVILAELARHGTVCIRRAYGNWKSERLNGWESVLNLHAIQPVHQIDYTKGKNATDLALAIDVMDALYGRDIDVFAIASSDSDFTPLAVRLQADGKKVIGFGERKTPAALVNACSTFLYLEQEERGGAAADNGESVAPRDAKALKSDTRLMKLLRTAVHAAEDDQGWAGLSKVGSLIGNQASFDSRNYGYKKLGDLFEAIDLFEVTRRDGHPFVREKKRKTGAPASAESEAEPS encoded by the coding sequence ATGCCCGCCGACGAACGCCGCGTTGCCCTCTTCATCGACGCCGACAATTCGCCCGCGCTCTACATCGACGTAATCCTGGCGGAGCTCGCCCGCCACGGCACCGTGTGCATCCGCCGTGCCTACGGCAACTGGAAGAGCGAGCGGCTCAACGGCTGGGAATCGGTGCTCAACCTGCATGCGATCCAGCCGGTGCACCAGATCGACTACACCAAGGGCAAGAACGCCACCGACCTCGCCCTGGCGATCGACGTGATGGACGCGCTCTATGGCCGCGACATCGACGTCTTCGCGATCGCCTCTTCCGACTCCGACTTCACCCCGCTGGCGGTGCGCCTGCAGGCCGACGGCAAGAAGGTCATCGGCTTCGGCGAACGCAAGACGCCGGCAGCCTTGGTGAATGCCTGCTCGACCTTCCTCTATCTCGAACAGGAAGAGCGCGGCGGCGCGGCAGCGGACAACGGGGAAAGCGTCGCCCCGCGCGACGCCAAGGCACTCAAGAGCGACACGCGCCTGATGAAGCTGCTGCGTACCGCCGTGCACGCGGCGGAGGACGACCAGGGCTGGGCCGGGCTGTCCAAGGTGGGCAGCCTGATCGGCAACCAGGCCTCCTTCGATTCGCGCAACTATGGCTACAAGAAACTGGGCGACCTTTTCGAGGCGATCGACCTCTTCGAAGTCACCCGACGCGACGGCCACCCCTTCGTGCGCGAGAAGAAGCGCAAGAC
- a CDS encoding GFA family protein has product MHLEGSCHCGAVQFSLECGSYYPFMHCHCSICRKTAGGGGYAINLGGDAASLKVRGGKHLGRYHAKLREPGKRTRRSPAERCFCRECGSALWLWDPRWPELIHPHASAIDTPLPRPPEVVEAALAYAAPWVEVPRGPGHVHCQTWPEESLAEWHARHRAKKR; this is encoded by the coding sequence ATGCATCTGGAAGGATCCTGCCATTGCGGTGCCGTGCAGTTCAGCCTGGAGTGCGGCTCCTACTATCCCTTCATGCACTGCCACTGCTCGATCTGCCGCAAGACCGCCGGCGGTGGCGGCTATGCGATCAACCTGGGCGGCGACGCGGCGAGCCTGAAGGTGCGCGGCGGCAAGCACCTCGGCCGCTACCACGCGAAGCTGCGCGAGCCCGGCAAGCGCACCCGCCGCTCGCCGGCCGAGCGCTGCTTCTGCCGCGAATGCGGCAGTGCCCTCTGGCTATGGGACCCGCGCTGGCCGGAGCTGATTCATCCGCATGCCTCGGCGATCGATACGCCCCTGCCCAGGCCACCCGAGGTCGTGGAAGCCGCGCTCGCCTACGCCGCGCCCTGGGTCGAGGTGCCGCGCGGGCCGGGCCATGTGCATTGCCAGACGTGGCCGGAGGAATCGTTGGCGGAGTGGCATGCGCGGCATCGCGCGAAGAAGCGCTGA
- a CDS encoding DUF1415 domain-containing protein, with protein sequence MSIAHDRVIAETRAWVDRAVIGLNLCPFAKAVQVKKQVRYVVTEAADAESLLEVLCEELDRLYDTDPKEVDTTLLIHPAALTDFLDYNDFLEIADAAVEDMGYGGVLQVASFHPDYQFADTEADDVTNATNRSPYPTLHLLREDSIDRAVDAFPEADAIYETNMRTLEKLGAKGWAELQAQIRADADAAQAPADKD encoded by the coding sequence ATGTCCATCGCCCACGACCGAGTGATTGCCGAAACCCGCGCCTGGGTGGACCGCGCCGTGATCGGACTGAACCTCTGCCCCTTCGCCAAGGCGGTGCAGGTGAAGAAACAGGTGCGCTATGTGGTGACCGAGGCGGCCGACGCGGAAAGCCTGCTGGAAGTGCTGTGCGAGGAGCTGGACCGCCTCTACGACACGGATCCCAAGGAGGTCGACACCACCCTCCTGATCCACCCTGCCGCACTCACGGACTTCCTCGACTACAACGACTTCCTCGAGATCGCCGATGCCGCGGTCGAAGACATGGGCTACGGCGGCGTGCTGCAGGTGGCGAGCTTCCATCCGGACTACCAGTTCGCCGACACCGAGGCGGACGACGTCACCAACGCCACCAACCGCTCGCCCTACCCGACCCTGCATCTCTTGCGCGAAGACAGCATCGACCGCGCGGTCGACGCCTTCCCCGAGGCCGATGCGATCTACGAGACCAATATGCGCACCCTGGAGAAGCTCGGCGCCAAGGGCTGGGCCGAGCTGCAAGCGCAGATCCGCGCCGATGCGGATGCCGCGCAAGCGCCTGCCGACAAGGACTGA